The Theileria annulata chromosome 3, complete sequence, *** SEQUENCING IN PROGRESS *** genome has a segment encoding these proteins:
- a CDS encoding uncharacterized protein (note;~Tap-24g11.q1c.cand.35 - score = 12.42;~Signal peptide predicted for TA05315 by SignalP 2.0 HMM (Signal peptide probability 0.992, signal anchor probability 0.000) with cleavage site probability 0.427 between residues 19 and 20;~GPI-Anchor Signal predicted for TA05315 by DGPI v2.04, no cleavage site predicted), which produces MKLISIIVLLSTVLVKVNCGGAHLNPNVFKGVCTELTARLQVLMSNAETQVGKMVMNEDFMNSLSLFKEKLGDCVTACESIENVLLPPGLENEIFIEEAKLRVHGLTTKIDFEINDKKIYNFIDKGFEAVVELVGITKHLLITYIASGDFSTIEGYYRAFIPKQDGFKMNMTIISFSIPLILVMSNALLG; this is translated from the coding sequence atgaagcTAATCAGTATcattgttttattatctaCAGTGTTGGTAAAGGTAAATTGTGGAGGAGCTCACTTAAATCCTAACGTATTCAAGGGCGTTTGTACTGAATTGACGGCCAGACTACAAGTATTGATGTCGAACGCTGAAACTCAGGTAGGTAAAATGGTTATGAACGAGGATTTTATGAATAGTTTATCATTGTTTAAAGAAAAGCTTGGAGATTGTGTTACGGCATGTGAATCAATTGAGAATGTTTTACTACCACCAGGATTAGAAAACGAAATATTTATAGAGGAAGCAAAGTTAAGGGTACATGGATTAACAAccaaaattgattttgaaataaacgataaaaaaatttacaattttattgatAAGGGGTTTGAAGCTGTTGTTGAGTTAGTTGGAATTACAAAACATTTACTAATAACATATATTGCTTCTGGAGATTTTTCAACGATTGAAGGATATTACAGAGCATTTATTCCAAAACAAGATGgatttaaaatgaatatgaCAATTATATCGTTTTCTATTCCCTTAATTCTTGTAATGTCAAATGCTTTATTAGGATAG
- a CDS encoding protein kinase, putative (note;~Tap-24g11.q1c.cand.39 - score = 41.27), protein MNYCWPLGTDTSGGSRPLKLMLESKSESSIIRLKENHINLILLRICDNLDKILDSLNEYELKQLYTEIGPVPTTANEFFNFFSSFIPSISDHDRATLLIDKLKKYCNKEPQFDHLDHIRKDWEYITRITNSTKLESYLPLVKLEGKNLEPFLSQLERTNSLFNGQETDLKFHFPSSGPVRLKNFVKIHQVGQGAYGDVWLAEDIVNKKPVALKKLKLNEEREGFPKNAIREILLLNSLRHKNIVNLLGICYSKASNTSMLSEGLNSSREEVNEDEYRPKFNPKNTDKSKSGYGYNQSYSGRSNYEKGRDFHRYHKDVRNKTINVDQNKNDEDNQKNKNKDKDKKSDKENVWMVFEYLPFDLSGYIEALKDPREKYDKLTRPSVWLSIGEIKTIMRQLFRALNYCHNNNVLHRDLKTANLLMDQDGVIKLADFGLARFLPHGRGLLTNRVVTLWYRSPELLLGSESYDFSVDLWSAGCIMSELVSGTHIFAADKEFLILKLICEYLGLPDEADLKYLRTLPLWNDKNSNPLHPERIGSIITRHREFEKIFTKVNQLGKDGWDLLKTLFSWSPSTRITAKQALLHPWFSNEPLPKLLTNRHNIKAAHNFMTKNQRKRENAKPSQKRYEYVKYANTGDIRKVLKKQLSLSL, encoded by the coding sequence atgaatTATTGTTGGCCACTCGGTACTGATACTAGTGGAGGTTCAAGGCCATTAAAACTTATGTTAGAATCCAAATCCGAATCGTCTATAATCAGATTGAAGGAAAATCACATCAATCTGATTTTATTAAGAATATGCGACAATCTTGATAAAATCTTAGATTCTCTGAATGAATATGAATTAAAACAACTATACACAGAAATAGGACCAGTTCCTACCACTGCCAATGAgttttttaactttttcTCTTCATTTATCCCATCGATCTCTGATCACGATAGAGCAACACTATTGATTGATaagttgaaaaaatattgtaataaaGAGCCACAATTTGATCACTTGGACCACATCAGAAAGGACTGGGAGTATATAACTAGGATAACAAATTCAACCAAACTTGAATCGTATTTACCTTTGGTAAAACTAGAAGGTAAGAATTTAGAGCCGTTCCTGAGTCAGTTAGAAAGGACGAATAGCCTTTTTAATGGACAGGAAACTGATTTAAAATTCCACTTCCCCTCCTCTGGTCCAGTTAGATTAAAAAACTTTGTAAAAATCCATCAAGTTGGACAAGGCGCCTATGGAGATGTGTGGTTAGCAGAAGATATCGTAAACAAAAAACCAGTTGCCTTAAAGAAGCTGAAGCTGAATGAGGAGAGGGAGGGATTTCCGAAAAATGCAATTCGTGAGATTTTGTTGCTGAACTCATTAAGACACAAAAACATTGTGAATTTGCTGGGTATTTGTTATTCTAAGGCTTCTAACACCTCAATGTTATCTGAAGGTTTGAACAGTAGTAGAGAAGAAGTAAACGAAGACGAGTACAGACCTAAATTCAACCCCAAGAATACAGATAAATCAAAATCAGGGTATGGGTACAATCAAAGTTATAGCGGTAGGAGTAATTATGAGAAAGGAAGGGACTTTCATAGGTATCACAAGGACGTTAGGAACAAAACAATTAATGTTGACCAGAACAAGAATGACGAGGATAATCAAAAGAACAAGAACAAAGATAAGGATAAGAAAAGTGATAAAGAAAACGTATGGATGGTTTTCGAGTACCTGCCCTTTGATTTAAGCGGGTATATCGAGGCACTTAAAGACCCACGTGAGAAATATGATAAACTCACCAGGCCCTCAGTTTGGTTGAGCATTGGGGAAATAAAGACGATAATGCGTCAACTGTTTCGAgctttaaattattgtcACAACAACAACGTTCTCCACAGAGATTTAAAAACTGCAAATCTCCTCATGGATCAAGATGGAGTGATAAAACTGGCTGATTTCGGTCTAGCCAGATTCTTGCCTCATGGAAGGGGCCTTTTAACTAATAGGGTTGTTACTCTATGGTATAGATCCCCTGAACTTCTACTCGGAAGTGAAAGTTATGATTTTTCAGTTGATTTATGGAGCGCCGGGTGCATAATGAGTGAGTTGGTTTCAGGAACACACATTTTCGCAGCCGATAAGGAGTTtcttattttaaaattgatttgtGAATACTTGGGGTTACCTGACGAGGCAgatttgaaatatttgCGCACACTTCCCCTTTGGAACGATAAAAATTCAAACCCTTTGCATCCTGAAAGGATTGGCTCGATTATTACTCGTCACAGGGAATTTGAAAAGATTTTTACTAAGGTTAATCAGCTTGGAAAAGACGGTTGGGATCTGCTTAAAACTCTCTTTTCCTGGTCTCCTTCGACCAGAATCACTGCTAAACAGGCTCTTCTTCACCCCTGGTTTTCAAACGAGCCTCTTCCAAAATTGTTGACAAACCGTCATAACATCAAGGCAGCCCACAACTTCATGACTAAGAATCAACGTAAGCGTGAAAATGCCAAGCCATCTCAGAAAAGGTACGAATATGTAAAATACGCAAACACTGGTGATATAAGAAAGGTTTTAAAGAAACAGCTCTCTTTATCTTTGTAA
- a CDS encoding uncharacterized protein (note;~Tap-24g11.q1c.cand.36 - score = 24.03;~Signal peptide predicted for TA05320 by SignalP 2.0 HMM (Signal peptide probability 0.994, signal anchor probability 0.000) with cleavage site probability 0.689 between residues 18 and 19;~GPI-Anchor Signal predicted for TA05320 by DGPI v2.04 with cleavage site probability 0.74819994 near 169): MKYTPVVLALLTMGLVKAAGELKVEKSEGDYLEWKKVAEKAKAVANDKKKRYEEIVAKLTADEKKLPEAEVAKLTAGIKSVTDEVDKITALESKEYKKDADSKAKAALGEKTGKLAVVLAEKVIELEGITKKADLVVQKELVKTHGHIKILDFLRSKVEALEKDGFLTSSLLSALALSALAVGATFN; the protein is encoded by the coding sequence atGAAATACACTCCAGTTGTTCTAGCTTTATTAACCATGGGCTTGGTAAAAGCCGCAGGTGAATTGAAGGTCGAAAAGTCCGAAGGTGACTACCTCGAATGGAAAAAGGTAGCAGAGAAGGCAAAGGCCGTTGCCAATGACAAGAAAAAGAGATACGAAGAAATTGTAGCAAAGTTAACTGCGGACGAAAAGAAACTTCCTGAGGCTGAAGTTGCAAAGCTCACTGCTGGGATCAAATCGGTCACCGATGAGGTCGACAAAATTACAGCTCTCGAATCAAAGGAATACAAGAAAGACGCTGATTCCAAGGCAAAGGCAGCACTAGGAGAAAAGACTGGAAAATTGGCAGTTGTTTTGGCCGAAAAGGTCATTGAATTAGAAGGTATCACCAAGAAGGCAGACCTCGTAGTCCAAAAGGAATTAGTCAAAACCCACGGCCACATCAAAATTCTTGATTTCTTGAGATCAAAGGTCGAGGCCTTAGAGAAGGATGGATTTTTAACCTCTTCCCTCCTTTCAGCTTTGGCTCTTTCAGCTTTGGCTGTAGGTGCAACCTTTAATTAG
- a CDS encoding uncharacterized protein (note;~Tap-24g11.q1c.C.cand.208 - score = 15.41), whose amino-acid sequence MAKKYNFEECLEAVDNNKAVDPCSSQWILLWMFGAYIDETPTEQQKKSLEVFYKSIPDLCTNKCYTQFLSNFPPKVDNRRMLMGWLQMAENSCRVQNGLKPKPFKFINRIINSYYK is encoded by the exons atggCAAAGAAGTATAATTTCGAGGAATGTTTGGAAGCAgtggataataataaagcTGTCGATCCTTGCAGTTCACAGTGGATACTA TTGTGGATGTTTGGTGCCTATATTGACGAAACCCCTACTGAACAACAGAAAAAAAGTTTGGAAgttttttataaatcaaTTCCTGACCTATGTACAAATAAATGTTATACACaatttttatctaatttcCCTCCaaa agTGGATAATAGAAGGATGCTAATGGGATGGTTACAAATGGCAGAAAATTCCTGTAGAGTACAAAACGGCCTCAAACCCAAACCTTTCAAGTTCattaatagaattataaatagttattataaataa
- a CDS encoding methionyl-tRNA synthetase, putative (note;~Tap-24g11.q1c.cand.37 - score = 67.43) has translation MEHHLLILNDSNESHLCRFLLKTLEPSFPLVVLYGPKVPDKLSDLYIESSELEHLKDSTTDSNNYKYSVLYKELNKSNSLTHQEFEELYNNLVKYLKTVLFRPVLLLFKKSNNFLPNVLFNFKPILLYLSPLYNLHKVDGQKKQYREDKNLLYWYLEFDYNLNNIGTNNRLLDLLDELENTIEEYNLDNKFVQSILSLLNMYVDRILFRNISLTKYTKVLKYSKQYSTLLNTHLSSTGTYTHAKGSTTEAQETSSKFTEKGEVGHEELDKSSESADKLNLVDYKKLFLENKKPYHLASAIAYTNGLPHVGHAYEAVVCDVISRYYRMFGRRVIFSTGTDEHGIKVLTTAKQQNKTPIEVCNYYSNEFKKFYKRLLVEYDRFIRTTSESHMKAAKTIWRTVFKKGDIYLGEYNGYYSMREERFIPNTEAKLTDFKDPVSGKPYDLMSESSYFFKMERYRTQLVDYINTNQDFIYPKKVKNEILTRLKDQLDDLSISRTSFDWGIEVPSTDDIIITEYVNNDVNVGYNHENKLFNESKFYNEVNKGEVAKKVKALHSDDQPESGETKVSLTSNQDQTSSEKKVDSTHVSPNTKKQENEKHVMYVWFDALSFYMTSSGLGESLSEMMYWPTDLQVIGKDISWFQSVILATMCFSMGLPLTRKILAHGFIQGSDGRKMSKSLGNVLNLDELLQEVGVESFRYYLLKSTVMGSDVNFDQNQLKEMHNSDLADNVGNLVHRLTSLVTKYNEGVVPSYKSKVKSPFDLVEFMKDCSDNVLKLDVYNILILTNMKFKDLNNYLTVTSPWAEKNQDKRDSVLRVLLECVYFLAHFLYPVLPQSMEHLFSKLGTPQKQNVWELSLNLDNLEKDSKVSVGDILYQKFNLQEKPKA, from the exons ATGGAGcatcatttattaatactaaatgATTCAAACGAATCACATTTATGTAGATTTTTGCTGAAAACATTGGAACCTTCTTTTCCTTTAGTTGTATTATATGGACCAAAAGTCCCTGATAAATTGTCAGATTTGTACATAGAATCCTCGGAGCTCGAACATTTGAAAGATTCGACAACagattctaataattacaAGTACTCAGTTTTATACAAAGAACtcaataaatcaaattcattaacACATCAag aatttgaagaattgTATAATAACTTAGTAAAGTATCTAAAAACGGTACTATTTAGACCAGttttactattatttaaaaagtCAAACAACTTCTTACCTAACGTGCTCTTTAATTTCAAACCAATTTTACTTTATTTGTCTCCGCTATATAACCTCCACAAGGTTGATGGCCAGAAAAAACAATACAGAGAAGACAAGAATCTGCTGTATTGGTACCTTGAATttgattataatttaaacaatattGGGACTAACAACAGGTTACTGGACCTTTTGGATGAACTAGAAAACACAATagaagaatataatttggataaCAAATTTGTTCAATCGATACTATCGTTGCTAAAcat GTATGTCGATAGGATCTTGTTTAGGAACATCTCTTTAACGAAGTACACaaaagtattaaaatacTCAAAACAATACTCCACTCTTTTGAACACACATTTGTCGTCGACTGGTACATACACCCATGCAAAAGGTTCTACAACTGAAGCTCAAGAAACGAGTTCCAAGTTTACTGAAAAAGGCGAAGTTGGCCATGAAGAGCTGGATAAATCCAGTGAATCTGCCGATAAACTGAACCTGGTTGATTACAAAAAACTGTTTCTAGAGAATAAAAAACCATACCACCTGGCTAGCGCAATAGCATATACGAACGGCCTACCACACGTAGGCCACGCATACGAAGCAGTGGTTTGCGACGTTATAAGCCGATACTACAGAATGTTTGGAAGGAGAGTCATCTTTTCGACAGGAACAGATGAGCATGGAATAAAGGTTTTAACGACAGCAAAACAGCAAAACAAAACACCAATTGAGGTGTGCAACTATTACTCTAACGAGTTTAAGAAATTTTACAAGAGACTGCTAGTTGAATATGATAGGTTCATAAGAACAACAAGCGAGTCACACATGAAAGCAGCTAAAACGATCTGGAGAACAGTATTTAAGAAAGGAGACATATACTTGGGTGAATACAACGGCTACTATTCCATGAGAGAGGAACGTTTCATCCCTAATACAGAAGCAAAGTTAACAGACTTTAAAGACCCAGTCTCAGGAAAACCATACGACTTAATGTCAGAAAGTAGctattttttcaaaatgGAGCGTTATCGCACACAGCTAGTTGATTATATTAACACAAACCAGGATTTCATATACCCCAAAAAAGTCAAGaatgaaattttaacaagACTTAAGGATCAGCTGGATGACTTGAGCATCTCTAGAACCTCATTTGATTGGGGAATCGAAGTGCCCTCAACAGACGACATAATCATAACTGAATACGTTAATAACGACGTGAATGTAGGGTACAACCACGAAAATAAACTGTTTAATGAATCTAAATTTTACAATGAAGTGAATAAAGGAGAAGTAGCAAAGAAGGTAAAAGCTCTACATTCAGATGATCAACCAGAATCTGGTGAAACTAAAGTATCTTTAACATCCAATCAAGATCAAACTTCCAGTGAAAAGAAAGTTGATTCTACACATGTTAGTCCTAATACCAAAAAGCAAGAGAATGAAAAGCATGTTATGTATGTTTGGTTTGACGcattatcattttatatGACGTCATCCGGACTAGGTGAGTCTTTAAGCGAAATGATGTATTGGCCTACAGATCTGCAAGTTATTGGGAAGGACATCTCTTGGTTCCAGTCCGTAATACTTGCCACAATGTGTTTCTCAATGGGATTACCACTCACAAGAAAAATCCTCGCACACGGATTTATCCAAGGGTCCGACGGTCGCAAAATGTCAAAGTCCCTGGGTAACGTCCTAAATTTGGACGAGTTACTCCAGGAGGTAGGGGTGGAAAGCTTTAGGTACTATCTTCTAAAGAGCACTGTTATGGGATCAGATGTCAATTTCGACCAGAATCAGCTCAAGGAAATGCACAACTCAGACTTGGCCGACAATGTAGGAAACCTAGTACACAGACTAACAAGCCTCGTCACAAAGTACAATGAAGGTGTTGTGCCGTCATATAAGTCAAAGGTGAAATCACCATTTGATCTCGTCGAGTTCATGAAAGACTGCTCAGACAATGTTCTGAAGTTGGATGTATATAACATATTAATTCTAACTAACATGAAGTTTAAGGACCTGAACAATTACTTGACTGTGACCAGCCCATGGGCTGAAAAGAACCAAGACAAGAGGGATTCAGTTCTACGAGTTCTGCTTGAATGTGTTTACTTTCTGGCACATTTTCTATACCCAGTTCTACCGCAATCAATGGAACACCTCTTCTCCAAGTTGGGAACACCCCAAAAGCAGAACGTTTGGGAACTATCTCTCAACCTCGATAACCTCGAAAAGGACTCCAAGGTTTCAGTCGGGGACATTTTGTACCAAAAGTTCAATTTGCAAGAAAAGCCAAAGGCCTAA
- a CDS encoding polyphosphoinositol binding protein, putative (note;~Tap-24g11.q1c.C.cand.209 - score = 23.07), whose protein sequence is MVVTSVDLLEAKKNHEYDDPILDSIFIPEYVKKFKPTPDVIQSTSKGGTNVRFIFSNVEFSEFENEHIRNFKIFATQRLDGPQLESNSAVESYNRRFKNTVFGNDGYILRYLISNAYNYSNVLNDMYNHLKWRKSTLPIKRVDIESDLAKGFVYIHGRDKCMRPIIIIRCRNMQTSQHEHILKTIYFMLELCIEKLLIPGQIEQWKVIIDLDGTNLFNIPASLLKQIAKSLSVNYRARLSKLYVINAPYLISVLWNIVKNVIPQITQEKIVISSGKNTKKLLEVALPSQIEQRYGGKAPNVKMFDIPIMPEL, encoded by the exons atggtAGTTACATCTGTAGATTTATTGGAAGCAAAAAAAAATCATGAATATGACGATCCTATATTAGATTCCATATTCATACCAGAATATGTAAAAAAGTTTAAACCAACTCCAGATGTGATTCAATcg aCTTCAAAGGGCGGTACAAACGttagatttatatttagtaaTGTTGAATTTTCGGAATTCGAAAATGAACATATTAgaaactttaaaatttttgcAACTCAACGACTAGATGGACCCCAACTGGAGTCAAACTCTGCAGTAGAATCCTACAACCGGCGCTTTAAAAATACAGTTTTCGGAAATGACGGCTACATTCTGCGTTATTTAATAAGCAATGCATATAATTACTCCAACGTTCTAAATGATATGTACAATCACCTCAAGTGGCGCAAATCTACACTCCCAATTAAGAGAGTAGATATAGAATCTGACCTT GCAAAGGGATTCGTATATATTCATGGGCGCGACAAGTGTATGAGGCccataataataataagatGTAGAAACATGCAAACATCACAGCATGAACATATACTCAAGAccatatattttatgttaGAACTGTGTATAGAAAAACTCTTGATACCAGGACAGATTGAACAGTGGAAAGTAATAATTGACTTGGACGGAACGAACCTGTTCAACATCCCAGCAAGCCTCCTAAAACAAATTGCGAAGTCACTATCAGTGAACTATAGAGCCAGACTGAGTAAGTTGTACGTTATCAACGCTCCATACCTCATATCGGTATTGTGGAATATAGTCAAAAATGTAATCCCACAAATAACACAGGAAAAAATCGTTATCTCATCAG gtaaaaatacaaaaaaaCTCCTCGAAGTAGCACTGCCGTCACAAATCGAACAAAGATACGGTGGAAAAGCGCCAAACGTTAAAATGTTCGACATACCGATAATGCCCGAACTATAA
- a CDS encoding uncharacterized protein (note;~Tap-24g11.q1c.cand.40 - score = 18.77) — translation MESDVIDTLASYKPISDILGLEEDDECHIYKFNKAFQNGDIEKLVELCYSTTPIQKLENKLHTWAENPKTIGALSATQLSVYASKESIFIQPFPLIHNDLSQFIISDEPEFKDDILAANGIEALADLLKSEVNSKCCEEMYEQDVFPYLIKGMKSSLDPFRAACAQTCRNIYYLGIYFHFLNFKLDIKYRKEFMRLGGLVALVSLLNLSDDSDEMYLTQLEAIYHLEDFCMDGIEEIPELVEYVKASNALSKLQSLEKVHFT, via the exons ATGGAATCTGATGTAATTGACACTTTGGCCTCCTACAAACCTATCTCGGACATTCTAGGACTAGAGGAGGATGATGAGTGCCATATTTACAAGTTTAACAAGGCGTTCCAGAACGGAGATATTGAGAAATTAGTAGAGTTATGCTATTCGACAACTCCA attcaaaaattggaaaataaattacacACTTGGGCTGAAAATCCCAAGACCATTGGAGCCTTATCCGCTACTCAGCTTTCTGTCTACGCCAGTAAAGAAAGTATCTTTATTCAACCATTTCCACTTATTCACAATGATTTGtctcaatttattatttcagaCGAACCTGAATTTAAGGATGACATACTCGCCGCAAATGGAATTGAGGCACTTGCCGACCTACTTAAAAGTGAAGTGA ATTCCAAATGCTGTGAAGAAATGTATGAACAGGATGTTTTCCCCTACTTAATCAAGGGAATGAAGTCTTCTTTGGACCCCTTTAGGGCTGCTTGTGCTCAAACATGCcgtaatatttattatctgggtatttattttcatttccttaatttcaaattagATATCAAATATCGTAAAGAATTTATGAGACTCGGTGGATTGGTCGCTTTGGTTtcattgttaaatttatctgACGACTCTGACGAGATGTACTTGACTCAGCTGGAGGCTATATACCATTTGGAAGATTTTTGCATG GATGGAATTGAAGAAATACCTGAACTTGTCGAGTATGTTAAAGCTTCTAACGCCCTTTCTAAACTTCAATCCCTTGAGAAGGTTCATTTCACTTGA
- a CDS encoding uncharacterized protein (note;~Tap-24g11.q1c.cand.38 - score = 55.84) — MGDWEGESDKKHMFEIYVKQLELEVESKKNVRLSWESGEQKSTTDNVLLYPGLTKHRVDERLVITKRLIPNEKNTTNLKVHEVDKKSDIILLGQKEIDLASLINVTNPLKIKLTNETGNAIKLYIYVTVTPPSASAQSLKSFSPQKLEEDDSYKKQSYEEMSVDLAYDEISDSSLNEHKIYAKISMMSEKLANIEDEILKKTYKLSKLNKENVAEMTKIKNKLEKDIARKDVQIKVLLSQLDELHTVLSLSHQRELELTEKILFNPSTQERSALGESALLSEKGGNGNLEGLGMKRAKKDDLNYTTSSSSKSILDDIETNMKDLQRFRSEFETLNDPGQKVARCRELIENLNRLKKTPKRLTTKSSLNNNSFNNHTFTSSSHTSNNFDSNYGNLYGLDDPRTTKGSGTLRHKIPVANTSISRHGMVPFDNKNSSMKVNDLKGNTGRSELKNSNALTVPRLVESSSLRSKIKGGAIFIPKKQEFENSGDGRSISALEKELAETKIKLADSETNNDVYLKQIQSSKK, encoded by the exons ATGGGTGACTGGGAAGGTGAATCAGATAAAAAACACATGTTTGAAATATATGTAAAACAACTGGAGTTAGAAGTCGAAAGCAAGAAGAATGTCAGATTATCATGGGAATCAG GAGAACAAAAGTCAACGACCGACAATGTACTCCTATATCCTGGACTAACAAAACACCGAGTTGATGAAAGATTAGTTATCACTAAACGACTCATCCCAAATGAGAAAAACACTACTAATCTAAAG GTTCATGAGGTCGACAAAAAATCCGATATCATTTTATTGGGTCAGAAGGAAATTGATTTGGCCAGTCTCATAAATGTGACCAATCCACTGAAAATCAAACTTACAAATGAAACGGGAAATGCAATAAAGCTATACATCTATGTCACTGTGACTCCGCCATCCGCATCAGCTCAATCGCTCAAATCCTTTTCGCCACAAA aattGGAAGAAGATGATTCTTACAAGAAGCAATCATATGAAGAAATGTCAGTGGACTTAGCTTATGACGAAATATCG gatTCAAGCCTCAATGAGCATAAAATTTACGCCAAAATCTCAATGATGTCGGAGAAGCTTGCGAACATCGAGGATGAGATTCTCAAAAAGACCTATAAGTTGAGCAAGCTGAACAAGGAGAACGTAGCTGAAATGACGAAAATCAAAAACAAGCTGGAGAAGGACATAGCCAGGAAGGATGTTCAAATCAAGGTTTTGTTATCTCAGTTGGATGAATTGCACACTGTTCTTTCACTATCGCATCAAAGAGAGTTAGAGTTGACTGAAAAAATACTCTTCAATCCATCCACACAAGAACGTTCAGCCTTAGGAGAAAGTGCCCTATTATCAGAAAAGGGAGGCAACGGTAACTTAGAAGGACTGGGAATGAAAAGGGCTAAAAAGGATGACTTGAACTACACCACTTCATCATCCAGCAAGTCCATTTTGG ATGACATTGAAACCAACATGAAAGATTTGCAACGTTTCAGAAGT gAATTTGAGACTTTGAACGACCCCGGACAGAAGGTAGCCAGGTGCAGGGAGCTAATTGAAAACTTGAACAGATTAAAGAAAACCCCGAAACGCTTGACAACCAAGTCGTCCTTGAACAACAACAGTTTTAACAACCACACTTTTACTAGCAGCTCACACACTTCAAACAACTTCGATTCAAATTATGGAAATCTTTACGGTCTCGATGACCCCCGAACCACGAAGGGCAGCGGCACTTTAAGGCACAAGATACCTGTAGCAAACACGAGCATAAGTAGACATGGGATGGTTCCTTTCGACAACAAGAATTCCAGCATGAAG GTAAATGATCTTAAGGGAAACACTGGCAGAAGTGAGCTCAAGAATAGCAACGCGCTCACTGTACCCAGATTAGTTGAAAGCAGTTCTTTGAGGAGTAAAATTAAGGGAGGAGCTATATTCATACCGAAGAAACAAGAATTCGAAA aTTCTGGAGACGGCAGAAGTATCAGTGCTCTAGAAAAGGAACTGGCTGAAACTAAGATAAAGTTGGCGGATTCGGAAACAAACAATGATGTGTATTTGAAACAAATACAATCTAGCaagaaataa